The Malus sylvestris chromosome 3, drMalSylv7.2, whole genome shotgun sequence genomic sequence ATACAACAACCTATAATCATCTTAAGCGTACACTCACAATACTTGGATCGTACGAACAACTTGATTTTCCTTTGGCATATGAGAGATGAAATTATAATAGCATTTGAGAGAATACAATAAATCAAGAGAGGAGAGGAAGGTGGGATTCCTTTAATTAGGTGAGGTTTGTAGGAAAGAAAATATTTGAAGTCCAATAGCAAAAGGAGTAGTCTAGATAAAGATCAACATAATCCTTACGGCATGAAGAGTTGTTTTTATATAGAACATGATAAAGGTAAACATGATCCTTGCGCAAAGGTCGTGAAAAAAGACCTCGTGCGACGAAGAAGTCCACATTCGTTGCGCGAAAGGTATACGGACAAAGGCTTTCGTCGCATGATATAAAAGGGTACAAGTGTTTTGTGATGAGAATTTCTGGAGACGTCTAAAATTCGTCTCGAAAATCTTTGCACGACGAAACATGTAACACGCGCGTGGTTTTACACGACGACAAGTATGCGTCGCGCAAgtgtaatttttaataaaaaataataataataaatagaataaaaggaatattattaaaaatatatatttcatacaattcagaagaaaaaaaaacaaattaatgaataaaaaacaatttttttataatataaataaaaatgtacaaacaaatacaaagtttaaaaagaaagagggaacaaaaactatgaaaaaaataaggaataaTCTATACGCAAGTCATTTAGAGGTGCTTGGTAATCTTGCTGCTAGAAGAATGTGGGGTTAGGGATGGGGTCGAAGGTCGACGGGCCTGATTGCTGTGTATGCACGGTGTGGAGGGGCTCTGACGGTCGTGGTGCAAAAAAACTGGGGAGACGGATCCCGGAGGAACTAAGGGCTTGTACAAGCATTCACATGTAAGACATGTACGATGCAAGCTCACTCCTCATGCTAgcgacttcctgcgtcaaagccATAACCTCGCCCTTCGACTGCAAGGATGAAGATGCTCTACTCTCCCTCCACCTGGCATTTCCCATCCCCCGACAATATGTCCCTTGCGTCCGACCAAAAGTGTGGTTGAACGTCTCTGTAAGGATGTGAAACCCCGCATCTTCAGAGGGATCCACAGATCGATTGGCGTGTCCTGGGGAAGTTGGGAGGCGAACTCCTGAAGCGACTAACCCTTCTCCACCATAGTCGCCTATGAAAAAAACATGGATTATTaatagaaaacaatttgaaatcaTTAGTATAAATCTTTAATGCATAAGAAATTACTTGCAAGAAGTAACTCGGTCAACTCATCTCAGGCCGAACATAAACGTTAGCAAAGACATCGATCTCCGGGAATTTTGAACCCTCCTGAAATagaaaagataaggaaaatgttagtacgaaaacaaacaaaaaacattaTTAGCGACATTTTAAAATTGGAAATAAAAACTGTAATATATACCTTCTGCCACACCTACATCCTATATGAGAAAGGCCTTAAACCCGAATGGTGGAAAAGAGTCTTCTTCTCCCGATTGCCCTTGTTCGCCTTCGCCTTCTTCTGTTATACACAAAATAAACATATTAGTCGTAATATTTaaagaacataaaaaatttaaaaaaatcataataaacattagtaaaatttttaaaaagtaaCATGAAAGAAGTCCTAATTAAAAACGCACCACATAGCCCGGCTCCTGAAAATGACCGCAAAGTCAATCCCAATTATCTTGTCGGTCTTCGAGCTCGTTCGGGCAACCCTCCTCGAGAGCGACCTGCGGATCACTAAACATCTCGAAATACTGGTGCAAGTCACTCTTCCACAACTTGTAGCGTTCGGAGTATAGCCGATTGAGGTACGTCAACATGTCCTCGTTGATGTCATCCAAATTGTAGTTTGTCTACATGTAACAAATATTATGAAAGTATTATTAATAAAAGAcattaataaatataaatatataaattttagatGAAAAGCATTAAAAAGGCAAAAATACTTACTAACAAATGATTGCGCACCGTGTTCTTCACCTTCTCTGGCATCGCCTTCCAAGACTTCCACTGCATAGGGCAAAAGGTCCGCATGACGTGCCCAATGTCATGGGCCAATGCACTATGCTACTCCGTCGTTGGTGTTGTCCGATGTCGCTCATCATATCCGATTGTGATACGATCATTGGTCACCCGGGTGACCTTCGCCGTCTTCAATTGCCGACAAGGTCCCCAGGTGTTTTTCTTGGctgcaaagaaatgaaaaattaacgttaacccAAATCTAATAACaaatcatactaaaatttctgCATAACCTCCATATAATGAAAACTtttcccaaaaccctaaaaataacataaacaatatacatatccaacacaatgatcACAACAGTTTAATAATAGGTTCGGAACGATGACaacaataaacaatatatatatatatatatgataactttttaatccttaaatgacataacttaacaaactgaacctaaaataacaaaactaagTTAACATGGGAATGAGGTAGTAAATTAGGATAGTATACCTAGCTGTGTACCGGAGGCATTGGTTGTGGATCCCGTTGGCAACATCTGGTATGGAGTGCGGGGGCACCGGTAAGCACGTCGGGCGCTAACAGGTAGCACCACCGAAGAAGTCGAATATGCCGGTGCCAGTAGGACTGGAGGACCAATTGGGTCAACCGGATTCATTGACCTATGGTCCATCTCTGCCGAAGCAATGGCGGCAGTAGTAGGTGTAGTCGTCGATCAAGGTGTAAAACTCATCGCCTTCCGGGTTCTAATGAGCTATTACATCTACAAAATTGGAAATAAATTTGTTAGATTACAAAGATTTAAATTACCGTACACATGCATAATAATTTCTACTTAAATTTAAAACGaaatttaaaaaccctaattctaaacccaattcaagtttggcagaaacaaaactttaaactGATCTACTATACACAAATAATCAATGTCATATAGGATCAGTGGTGGATCAAAGATTTTAACTTAGGATGGTCCCAATATAAAAgctccaaataaaaaaaaaacaagtgctAATTGCCTGGTCTATAAGACTATAAAACTCCATGTGCCTCTATCCATTTGAACTGTAGAACAGTTAAAATTTGAGTAAAAATTGCAACTAGGCTGAAAGCATGCTAttcatatgcagcatcagtagGTGTAGcatcattgatgcaccatcagTAGGTGCAGCATCATAACAGGATGGCAAAATTATTTAATGGACAGATTCAAAGAGAGTACAAACTACAAACCTTTTCGACCAAGAAGAAGAGGACCAGCGGCTAGCCTCCAGAGTCCAGACCAGAGCTTTACACGGAGAAAAAATGTAGATTTTCACCAAAGATGTCGTCGACTCGTCGCCCCGCCCGTCGGTGCAATAGTGAACAGAAACTAAAGTGCAGCAAAGAGTTGATCGATGCCGTAAGGAATAGAAGCGGGCCGAGCGGCAGACGATTAGATATTATTGGTAAAGTGAAGGTTCTGAATGCTGAATAAGTTGATTGCTCTATCGTGTGAGGGTTCTCATGTGACTCGTGAGtgaggttttaaatttttttaatgacttgGCTCAAACCGAAGTCGTTTTGGACAAGTCATTTTGCAAAAAAATTggctttcttctttctcctcatGAAATGCACAACCTAATTGAGTTAATCtattcaattatttaaaaactcaAACAGGAATTAAAGCCTAATTGAGTCCAAATAAATAacttatagaaaaaaaaaccttaaatttaaatagtgtcctcaaaaacaaaaatttaaaactactattTCGATGGTGCTCCACTCTGCTTAACGTCATAGCGCCACCGGTTGTAACCTCCCTCCAACGCCGcctccatcaacttcatcaactctttgttcgtatcatcatcaagagtatacttacaatgttacacatatatgcaaataattcattccaacatataacaaaaaaaattcacaaaattaattattgatcCATCAACAGCATAATTACTAATAATTCATCCATCACCACCTTCTTGATACAATCGTGCACATATTTCCTAGAACGCCACTCAGCAGTAGAACAATTATTCACCATGGCTACAACAATTGCATGTGCGAACTCCACATGTTGTCTCAAATCATACGGGTTGGTGATGGATAGCCAGTCAAGCATATATAGAATTTTAGTTGACTAGTGTTGATGACTAGCCAGTCAAGCGTATATAGAATTTTAATTCCAGGATATTTCACTTGGAACCAATTTCATGCTTGAACGTGTGTattgtgtaaactcttcactATTAATAAGAACTCATCTACCCTCTATATCTTTACATATTATCCTCACTAGGTGACGGGAATAACTTTGTGAAGGTGACAAACTTGACACCATACGTCGTTCCATAGTCTCActtattttgtgcatcaacattattTGTAAATAGTCTCTTACAAGCAATTGAGCCCGCGTGTGCCATCAGTTTAAAATTGTGTTAAACAGGTGGAATATATTAAAATCTATTAGAATCCTTATGTTCaacaaagaattaaaaataggtgTTTATAATACGTagcaaaagttttaaaaatatgtaCAATACAATCCTCGACCAATTCAAGCGtacactttttcttttcttctatcaAAATTGTCATGTAACCCAAAGTCATATGCAAAGTCAGCTAACTGAAAACATTTGTGTTCAGTTGTGTAAAAAGTTGATCACGctttaattgaaaaaataatcgTTAATACAATTAGGAAAGAAGGGAAAGATGATTCTCATGAGGAGTTAGAAATATTTTGACTTCAACAAGAAGATATTGACAAGGTTTTACATACGTACCTGCAAGCTCAAAGCTGTAGTATTAtctccaaaaaaaataataaataaataaaataaaattattccatcttaaaattttatttgtggcGTAGCTTATTATTGTCCTTAttaacaaaggaaaactaataaaaagtgcttaaaaactttgagctTTAACGATaacgacaaaataaaaggtaaattgaatagtacaaggattgactttttagtgtaaaattgtggttttttgttaaagtgaacagtaccaggagtttttcgttaaagttccctattaacAATTACTACTATGTCGAACTGGGTTTCCTTACAACAGGACCTATTAAAATGATAACTTATTACAATGTGAAATTTATTCCTAAacccacacatggactaaaaCTTTTTATGACTACAAATAAGTTATTCGTTTATAGAGAGAGGTTTTATTGTAGCATTCACAGCACTTATAGCTTTTTATTGAATTATTGAATCTCAAAGAATGTTTACATTATTGCAAGGAAATACAAATGCATAAGGAATTGgaatataaatacataaaaaaataaaaaaattatccactTAAATGTTTATAATGAACTGTAGCTTTCTTTGAATTTATTCTTCTTAAGAAAATTTTTGAACCAGTGTGCTGAGAGTTTTGGGTATCTTTTCAGGCCATCTTTATAATCCACGTAGTTTAAACCAAATCGGACAGTGTATCCGGCAGTCCATTCAAAGTCGTCTAACAATGTCCATGCAAAGTATCCCTTCACTTTCGCGCCATttctgcacacacacacacaaatgtaCAAATTGGTTAGGTCAATATAATGATTAAATAACCATAACATAAGAAGGCTAGGCAGTATATAGccttaatcatttttttaataactaCTTACTTGATCGCCGCTTGAAGGTAACACAGGTGACGATAGTAGTAGTCAATTCTACTGGTATCATGAAGGGCCTCTTCAAGTGATAGTTCTGGATTATTCAACTCTGATACACCTATGTACATATTattacacaaaaaaattaaatttagttTCTTCCtctaaaactaaaagaaaacgtGTAGTTTCATTTTACACCACTATAAATATGTGAAACTTTTGCAATTAATCAAGGCTTAAAAGTTTGTATTACATACCATTCTCAGTAATATAAATGAGTGGATCATTATATTTTTCCTTTGTGTAAAGCACAAGATCGTGAATTCCTTTTGGATATACATATAACCAATCAGAAGCAGCCTGCAACACCATTTGAAGATAATACATAAATattggggaaaaaaaaaactactcctCCAAATGCAAATACCTCAAAATGATAAATTTGATATTTACCTGTGGACCAATGAGTACTCCATTAAGCTCAGCTGCCACAATATTTAAAAACATTAGAATACAATTGGTGTAAATATTAGAATATAATTAAAGTAATTAAGAAGTTAAACTAGGCAAAGAAGTACAAAGAACTTAAGCTATTCAAACTAAGTTTCCTTTTGCACTCACTTGTAAGATCAGCTCGAGAATCTGTTACGTAGCTTGCCGGTAGTGAATTGTTGTTGGGTGCACTACTTGTGTATCTAGCAGTATAATAATTTATtccaagaaaatcaaatgatcCGTTTAGCAACTTGGATTGTTCTTTTGTGAATTTGGGCAATCTTTTCCCAACAATTGATCGCATGGTGTGTGGATAGTCACCACTTGTTAATGGGTCCAAAAACCTTCAAAACATGACAATTCCGGATATTAgcctaattatattattatatataaagagTACTGCTAGCTAGGTAgtatcaatgtttcaattcataagTAAACATGTAATTGGGTtgatatataatttaataagaCACTTGCCATCCAAACATAAAATCCAAAGATCGTAAGGCAGCATCTTTATCTTGCTTTGAATCCGAAGCAGGCTCATACCAGTCTGACACCAATGTTATCCCTATCAAGCCTTTTTGAGTTGCCTACACAAAAATACGAATTTTGGTTGAACAAATAGGAGCTATGGAAAAAGATACAACCTTTAGATTATCTCACTACAGAGAGTATTCCCTCTTGTATTACAACTCAATAATAATGATTCATATAGAATTCTCAATTAGGAGCCAATAATctgaccccaaaaaaaaaagaacaaaagttaTTGAACCTGATATCTATTCTTGTACAATTCTACAGCTGCTCCatgagcaagaagaaggtggtgTGCCACCAAGTATGGTTCAATGGCTGAATCTCCACCGGTGCAGTTTAGGTTTTGCCAAGAAGAGCAGCGTCCCGGTACTTGAGTACCAACAGCATAACCCATGTAACTAAAAGTATATGGCTCATTTTCCGTGAACCAGTGCTTGACTCGATCACCAAATTCCTTATAACAAAGTTCCGCATAGTCTTTAAAATGATCGCTGTAGATACACATTTATGTTACGAATATCAGTATTCATTTTATCAAATTATCACTGAGAGAATAAATTTTGTTCACTTACACAATACGAGGGCTTAAGAAACCACCATATTCATCTTCTAAAGCTTGGGGAACATCC encodes the following:
- the LOC126614535 gene encoding beta-glucosidase 12-like is translated as MAMKYSRSLLFGVLLLIGFASTNSKAANTDPPVYCEFLNRNSFEPGFIFGTGSASYQYEGAVKEDGRGPSIWDTYTHKHPEKIADGSNGDVAIDQYHRYKEDVGIMKDMELDAYRFSISWSRLLPNGTLSGGVNRKGIDYYDNLIDELLRNGLKPFVTLFHGDVPQALEDEYGGFLSPRIVDHFKDYAELCYKEFGDRVKHWFTENEPYTFSYMGYAVGTQVPGRCSSWQNLNCTGGDSAIEPYLVAHHLLLAHGAAVELYKNRYQATQKGLIGITLVSDWYEPASDSKQDKDAALRSLDFMFGWFLDPLTSGDYPHTMRSIVGKRLPKFTKEQSKLLNGSFDFLGINYYTARYTSSAPNNNSLPASYVTDSRADLTTELNGVLIGPQAASDWLYVYPKGIHDLVLYTKEKYNDPLIYITENGVSELNNPELSLEEALHDTSRIDYYYRHLCYLQAAIKNGAKVKGYFAWTLLDDFEWTAGYTVRFGLNYVDYKDGLKRYPKLSAHWFKNFLKKNKFKESYSSL